In Nitrospira sp., one genomic interval encodes:
- a CDS encoding tetratricopeptide repeat protein translates to MAVDRRTVLQNAQLYASKGQFDAAIAEWRKLTTDSPADGTIFNSIGDLQLKRHATGEAIAAFLKAAAAFRAEGSVLKAIAAYKKILKVDASRYDVYRHLGDLNAERGLLSSAVQDYMTLGNHFIKEGRNADALDIYRKIIVHDPSNLDAQQRVADLCVQENLQDEAIRIYLQLGREWSATQRYEEARRAYLAVLQLDPSNAEAREIIEMSDKSGPSPTVERPAKVAAASVKSGEGCDLLSEAIRRIDEGQYAGAEAMLTQLLSREPGNPQICQLLARLHLLQGNLQVALGEYRFLAGAALRAQDYTMAESLITEYLKVESNSVPMLELFGELCEEQGDRTAAVQHYGRAVEILLEHPEPGMPTLPAELFEKVQALAPGSPIARKLAPSFESQAEPTAVVEGAEALQSVAKQDTVVETERMALQPAESLSVEIPEVHVEPPLVPQAHVEVAAPAEAAPVEPPKEQIDAEVRYALGMAYKDMGLLEEASEEFALSMKDSGFFVDSCLMIGLCLKEQRHTDQAIHLLERLITDSRCRGGNAQLVRYELGVLYEETGSTQRAAEMFHTIPTFHDVPRRLEQLRRSGIGPNGHSTPAAAPSEPLFRLASQ, encoded by the coding sequence TTGGCCGTCGATCGCCGTACCGTCCTCCAAAACGCCCAGCTGTACGCTTCCAAGGGGCAGTTCGATGCCGCCATCGCTGAATGGCGCAAGTTGACCACGGATTCTCCCGCCGACGGCACCATCTTCAATTCCATCGGTGATCTGCAACTCAAACGCCACGCCACGGGAGAGGCGATTGCGGCTTTCCTCAAGGCGGCGGCCGCGTTTCGAGCTGAAGGGTCCGTCCTCAAGGCGATCGCGGCCTACAAGAAAATCCTGAAGGTCGATGCCTCCCGCTACGACGTGTATCGCCATCTCGGCGATCTGAACGCCGAGCGAGGGCTGTTGAGCAGCGCCGTCCAGGATTACATGACCCTGGGCAATCATTTCATCAAGGAAGGGCGCAATGCCGACGCCCTCGACATCTATCGCAAGATCATCGTGCACGACCCCTCCAACCTGGATGCTCAGCAGCGCGTGGCGGATTTGTGTGTGCAGGAAAATTTACAAGATGAAGCCATCCGCATTTATCTCCAGCTCGGCAGAGAATGGTCGGCGACCCAGCGGTACGAGGAGGCCAGGCGAGCCTACCTGGCCGTGCTCCAGCTGGATCCTTCCAATGCCGAAGCCCGAGAAATCATCGAAATGTCAGACAAGAGCGGACCCTCGCCGACGGTGGAACGCCCGGCCAAAGTCGCGGCGGCATCAGTTAAGAGCGGAGAGGGCTGCGATCTGCTCTCGGAAGCCATCCGCCGGATTGATGAAGGCCAATACGCCGGCGCCGAAGCCATGTTGACACAATTGTTGAGCCGAGAGCCGGGCAACCCACAAATCTGTCAACTCCTCGCGCGACTCCACCTGCTCCAAGGCAACCTGCAAGTGGCGTTGGGCGAGTATCGGTTCCTGGCGGGAGCGGCTTTGCGCGCACAGGATTATACGATGGCTGAGAGCTTGATCACGGAGTACCTCAAAGTGGAATCGAACTCCGTGCCGATGCTGGAACTGTTTGGCGAGCTGTGCGAAGAACAGGGGGATCGAACGGCGGCGGTCCAGCACTACGGCAGGGCGGTGGAGATTTTGCTCGAACATCCGGAGCCCGGGATGCCCACACTCCCGGCTGAGCTGTTTGAGAAGGTTCAAGCCTTGGCGCCGGGAAGTCCCATTGCGAGGAAGTTGGCGCCCTCGTTCGAGTCTCAGGCCGAACCGACTGCAGTGGTGGAGGGGGCGGAAGCCCTGCAATCGGTGGCGAAGCAGGACACAGTCGTCGAGACGGAGCGCATGGCGCTCCAGCCCGCTGAGTCGCTGTCGGTGGAGATTCCCGAGGTCCATGTCGAACCACCGTTGGTGCCGCAAGCTCATGTTGAGGTGGCCGCGCCTGCCGAAGCCGCGCCGGTCGAGCCGCCCAAGGAACAGATCGATGCAGAGGTCCGGTATGCCTTAGGAATGGCCTACAAAGACATGGGGCTCTTGGAGGAAGCATCGGAAGAGTTTGCACTCTCCATGAAGGATTCGGGGTTCTTCGTCGATTCCTGTCTGATGATCGGACTGTGCCTGAAGGAACAGCGGCACACGGATCAGGCGATTCATCTGCTGGAGCGACTCATTACCGACTCGCGTTGCCGCGGCGGCAATGCGCAATTGGTGCGGTATGAACTCGGCGTGCTGTACGAAGAAACCGGATCGACTCAACGGGCCGCCGAGATGTTTCACACCATCCCTACGTTCCATGACGTACCGCGACGCCTGGAACAGCTCCGTCGTAGTGGAATCGGGCCAAACGGTCATTCTACCCCTGCTGCCGCTCCCTCCGAGCCCCTCTTCCGACTCGCCAGCCAATAA
- a CDS encoding FAD-binding oxidoreductase — MTLILPDTPSALVTDLRQLLGREKVQHDVPTLTAYAVDASIYRMTPQAVVLVETEEDIEAVVRFAGSRGIPLTPRAAGTNLTGSAIGSGIILDVSRMNRILELNEEERWARVQPGIVLAELNKQLGRKQLLFGPDPSSGDMCKLGGMVANNSAGPHTLIYGAVKDNVRAMRVCLPSGGWLTAASLRLDDPILADTLTTHPALRVILELVQSKRAVIEAKRPTVSKNSCGYNLFGLVDGLAQRRFDLPKLFVGSEGTLGVVSEATLRLVPKPQGTLTALIHFRRLEEVGEAIPHLLDLKPSALEVMDGNTLNLIGRAAHGIPAAAAATLLAELDSEQGSDDLRERADRMAGICRRYQLCGDLAFAYDKEQRDQLWKARKALYPTLYRFDPRKKPINFVDDVVVRAERISELVRYLETFFAGQQVPVAIFGHIGNGNAHIVPLLNVNDRQDFDKMVAAYHEIHQTVLSRFEGSICGEHGDGRVRAEYVRKMFGEDLYGLFVQVKRTIDPGNVMNPGIKVSDTPFTEHIDYTRLSKSCATCAKCNSVCPVYDVFQSEDMSSRGWYEIVTAKDYSYLQSQRVVEACLNCKSCRTICPAGVDVSELILQRRAEQPNWGSRWLFALQAHVPIFEAMLKVLARTQPLWDRPWPRRLLARLAAPFLRRIAPTAKLPADMQLPKLATEHLRDRYRNLAHNMNRRTAPRVAYFHGCAANYFDDGVGDAVIAVLRRHGVEPDLPPQRCSGTPIETYGHVDLVQEHARFNLQSLAEYDQVVTGCASCTLMLKEYKKFFAEEPERQAAEALAKKVRHITEFVAQSPRQPAMAAAGDVGRRITYHSSCHLRAAGVMREPRMLLKQVPGTDYVEMTDADRCAGGAGTYIVKDYDTSQKIFERKRRNIEQSGADTVATSCPACMIQLNNGLRGRAAVKHVAQVLEAAYEAATREQGADGGARP; from the coding sequence ATGACCCTCATTCTTCCTGACACACCCTCAGCCCTCGTCACTGACCTTCGGCAGCTGCTCGGCCGCGAGAAGGTGCAGCATGACGTCCCCACGCTGACCGCATATGCCGTCGATGCGAGCATCTATCGAATGACGCCGCAGGCCGTCGTCCTCGTGGAGACCGAGGAAGATATCGAGGCAGTAGTCCGCTTCGCGGGATCGCGCGGCATTCCTCTCACCCCGCGAGCGGCTGGCACCAACCTGACGGGCTCGGCGATCGGGTCTGGCATCATTCTCGACGTGTCCCGCATGAACCGCATCCTCGAACTCAACGAAGAGGAACGCTGGGCGCGGGTCCAGCCGGGAATCGTTTTGGCGGAACTCAACAAGCAGCTGGGCCGCAAGCAGCTCCTGTTCGGTCCCGATCCCTCCAGCGGCGACATGTGCAAGCTCGGCGGCATGGTGGCCAACAATTCCGCCGGCCCCCACACGCTCATCTATGGCGCGGTCAAGGACAACGTCCGGGCCATGCGGGTCTGTCTGCCGTCCGGGGGGTGGCTCACGGCGGCTTCGTTGCGGCTGGATGATCCGATCTTGGCCGACACCCTGACCACCCATCCCGCCCTTAGAGTCATTCTGGAGTTGGTGCAGTCGAAGCGAGCCGTAATCGAGGCCAAACGACCGACCGTGAGCAAGAATAGCTGCGGCTACAATCTGTTCGGCCTCGTCGACGGCTTGGCCCAACGCCGCTTCGACTTGCCGAAACTCTTCGTCGGCAGCGAGGGGACGTTAGGCGTGGTGAGCGAAGCAACGCTACGACTCGTGCCCAAGCCGCAAGGGACCTTGACCGCGCTGATTCATTTTCGTCGGCTGGAAGAGGTCGGGGAGGCCATCCCGCATCTGTTGGACCTGAAACCGAGCGCGCTCGAAGTGATGGACGGGAACACGCTGAACCTGATCGGGCGCGCGGCCCACGGCATTCCCGCGGCCGCCGCGGCCACCTTGCTGGCCGAACTCGACAGTGAACAGGGGAGTGACGATCTCCGCGAGCGGGCCGACCGCATGGCGGGGATCTGCCGCCGCTACCAACTCTGCGGCGACCTCGCCTTCGCCTACGACAAGGAGCAACGCGATCAGCTCTGGAAAGCCCGAAAGGCCCTCTATCCCACGCTCTATCGGTTCGACCCGCGCAAGAAGCCGATCAACTTCGTCGACGACGTGGTGGTGCGAGCGGAACGCATCAGCGAGCTGGTCCGGTACCTGGAAACGTTCTTCGCCGGCCAACAGGTGCCGGTGGCGATCTTCGGCCACATCGGCAACGGCAATGCCCACATCGTGCCCCTGCTGAATGTGAACGACCGCCAGGATTTCGACAAGATGGTGGCCGCTTACCATGAGATTCACCAGACGGTCCTCTCGCGCTTCGAGGGGTCCATCTGCGGCGAACATGGCGACGGACGCGTCCGGGCCGAGTATGTGCGCAAGATGTTCGGCGAGGACCTCTATGGCCTCTTCGTCCAGGTCAAACGGACCATCGATCCCGGCAACGTGATGAACCCCGGCATCAAGGTCAGCGATACCCCCTTCACCGAACACATCGACTACACACGCCTCTCGAAATCCTGCGCCACCTGCGCCAAGTGCAATTCCGTCTGCCCGGTGTACGACGTGTTCCAATCGGAAGACATGAGTTCCCGCGGCTGGTACGAAATCGTCACCGCCAAGGACTACAGCTACCTGCAGTCGCAACGCGTCGTCGAGGCCTGTTTGAACTGCAAATCCTGCCGCACGATCTGTCCGGCCGGTGTCGATGTCTCCGAGCTGATTCTCCAGCGGCGGGCCGAGCAACCCAATTGGGGGTCGCGTTGGTTGTTCGCGCTCCAGGCGCATGTGCCGATCTTTGAAGCGATGCTGAAAGTCTTGGCGCGCACGCAGCCGCTGTGGGATCGACCCTGGCCGCGGAGACTGCTGGCCCGCCTGGCCGCTCCGTTCTTGCGCCGCATCGCCCCAACCGCGAAACTGCCTGCGGACATGCAATTGCCCAAGCTGGCGACCGAGCACCTGCGGGATCGATACCGAAACCTCGCGCATAACATGAACCGCAGGACGGCGCCGCGTGTCGCCTACTTTCACGGCTGCGCGGCGAACTATTTTGACGATGGAGTGGGGGATGCCGTGATTGCCGTCCTCCGCCGCCATGGCGTGGAGCCGGACCTCCCGCCGCAACGCTGCAGCGGCACGCCGATCGAAACCTACGGGCATGTGGACCTGGTGCAAGAGCACGCGCGGTTCAACCTGCAGTCGCTGGCCGAGTACGATCAGGTGGTGACCGGCTGCGCCTCCTGCACCCTCATGCTCAAGGAATACAAGAAGTTTTTCGCAGAGGAGCCGGAGCGCCAGGCGGCGGAAGCGCTCGCCAAGAAAGTCCGGCATATCACCGAGTTCGTCGCGCAGTCCCCTCGGCAACCGGCCATGGCCGCGGCGGGTGACGTGGGGCGCCGCATCACATACCATTCTTCGTGCCACCTGCGAGCAGCCGGCGTGATGCGCGAGCCCCGCATGTTGCTGAAGCAGGTGCCGGGGACAGACTATGTCGAAATGACCGATGCCGACCGTTGTGCCGGCGGCGCAGGTACCTACATCGTGAAGGACTACGATACGTCACAGAAAATTTTTGAGCGGAAACGACGGAACATCGAACAGAGCGGCGCCGATACGGTCGCCACCAGTTGTCCGGCCTGCATGATCCAACTCAACAACGGACTCCGCGGACGCGCAGCGGTCAAGCATGTCGCGCAGGTGCTCGAGGCCGCCTATGAAGCCGCTACGCGCGAACAGGGCGCCGACGGGGGCGCGCGTCCATGA
- a CDS encoding D-glycerate dehydrogenase: protein MSRPLLYISRLLPAPVMTTAQERFTLVNEPRDVAPSWETVQAGLRAADAAICTLTDRIDAAMLADIAHLKVLANYAVGYNNIDLAAASRQGIVVTNTPDVLTESTADLAWALMLAVARRVAEGDGYVRSGTWPGWAPTQMLGTDVWGKTLGIVGMGRIGQAVARRASGFNMAVFYCSRTPFPQGVFPLGWERRDLLSLLRDADFISLHVPLTSETHHLIGREELALMKPTAYLINTARGPVVDEAALVSALLQRRLAGAGLDVFEQEPAFHPILRELKQVVLLPHLGSATLATRVRMGMICLENIAAVLAGAPAPNQVTFANA from the coding sequence ATGTCACGTCCCCTCCTCTATATCTCCCGTCTGCTTCCCGCGCCGGTCATGACGACGGCGCAAGAACGGTTCACCCTGGTCAATGAACCACGGGATGTCGCCCCCTCCTGGGAAACGGTGCAAGCCGGCCTCCGGGCCGCCGACGCGGCGATTTGCACCCTCACCGATCGTATTGATGCCGCCATGCTGGCGGACATCGCCCACCTGAAGGTGCTGGCCAATTATGCCGTAGGCTACAACAATATCGACCTCGCTGCCGCGTCACGACAGGGCATCGTGGTCACGAATACGCCCGATGTCTTGACCGAATCGACCGCCGATCTCGCCTGGGCCTTGATGTTGGCGGTTGCGCGGAGGGTCGCGGAGGGCGACGGCTACGTGCGGTCGGGCACCTGGCCCGGATGGGCGCCCACACAAATGTTGGGAACGGATGTGTGGGGGAAAACGTTGGGCATCGTTGGGATGGGACGTATCGGCCAGGCTGTGGCGCGTCGTGCGTCCGGTTTCAATATGGCTGTCTTCTACTGTTCTCGCACCCCCTTTCCTCAGGGGGTCTTCCCGCTCGGCTGGGAACGGCGAGACCTTCTCTCCCTGCTGCGCGATGCAGATTTTATCAGCCTGCACGTACCGCTCACTTCTGAGACCCATCACCTGATCGGGCGCGAGGAATTGGCCCTGATGAAGCCGACGGCCTACCTCATCAATACGGCGCGCGGACCGGTCGTAGACGAAGCGGCCTTGGTGTCGGCGCTCTTGCAACGTCGGCTCGCGGGGGCGGGGCTGGATGTCTTCGAGCAGGAGCCGGCGTTTCATCCGATTCTGCGCGAACTCAAACAGGTGGTGTTGCTCCCTCATCTGGGATCGGCCACGCTGGCGACACGTGTGCGGATGGGCATGATCTGCTTGGAGAATATCGCGGCCGTACTGGCAGGAGCGCCGGCGCCGAATCAGGTGACGTTCGCGAACGCCTAG